In the Elusimicrobiota bacterium genome, CTAGCGCCTTGATATAAAACCCGCTGCTCAATTCGGCGGATTGACAGGGCCTTTCCCCTGTGCTACCATCCCCACACTTCACTCATTTTCGATGAAAAACAGAGGCGTTTACAACCCATGAGTATAAAATTCGGCACGTCCGGTTGGCGGGGCATTTTAGCTGACGAGGTGACCTTTCCCCGGTTACGCGTTTTGGTTCAAGCCATCGCGGATTATCTTCGGGAAGAGAAATTGCACAATCGTCGTGTGGTGATCGGATACGACACGCGTTTCCTCTCGGAAGATTTGGCCCGGACCGCCGCAAGTGTTTTGGCCGCGAACGGTATGGAATCCCTTTTGTGTGTTCGGGACACACCAACCCCTGTCGTGGCGTTCGAAGTCTTGCATCAAAAGGCCGCGGGGGGGGTTACGATCACGGCTAGCCACAACCCACCCACGTATTCAGGCTTGAAGTTTAACTCCACGTGGGGGGGGCCGGCACTTCCGGAAACCACACATCGTATTGAAGTTGCTTGTGACCCCTATTTGGCGGGGGAAGCGCAACCTAAAACGGGGCGAGAAGCTGTGGGGTTAAAAAAACGATTGATTGTTCCCCATGACCCGATGCCCGGCTACTTGAAACAGCTGGAAAGTCTTGTGGATCGCAATCTTTTGAAGAAAGGAAAGATTCGCGTGGTGGTGGATTCCCTTTGGGGAACTGGCCGAGGCTATTTGGACGAATTTTTATCTCGCTCGGGGGTTCACGTGACATCGATCCATAACCACCGGGATGTCCTTTTTGGGGGCCATAGCCCATCTCCCGATCTGGAAAATCTGAAAGAATTAAGCGCCACCCTGACCCAACAGAAGGCTCACCTGGGGCTGGCCACGGATGGCGACGCGGATCGGTTCGGAATCATGGATGTTGATGGAAGTTTGTTAAGTCCTAACGAGTTTCTTCCCCTTCTCTTGGACCATTTAATCAAAACAAGGAAATGGAAGGGGGTGGTGGCTCGGAGCGTAATGACCTCCCATTTTTTAGACGCGGTGGCTAAAAAATATGGCTTAACCGTTCAGGAAACAGCTGTTGGGTTCAAATACATTGGGGATGTGATGGTTCATGAAAACTCCGTGTATCCCTCTCGTGGTGGAAACTTCGTTTTGGGTGGTGAAGAATCTGGGGGGCTAACCATTCGTGGACATGTACCGGAGAAAGACGGTATTTTAGCTTGTCTACTGGCGGCGGAAATTGTGGCCGCCACGAAACGTCCTTTGCGGAAATCCATTGAAATGCTTCAAAAAGAAGTGGGGACTTTTCACACCCTGCGACTGAATTTCCATCTGCCCATTGAAAAGATGAATGAGCTGAGGGACAAACTGAATCACAAGCCCCCCACTCGATTAAACGAGTTTCCCGTTCGCCGAATTGTGGAAACGGATGGCCATAAATTCATCCTAACCGATGGAAGTTGGATCGGGGTTCGCCTGTCGGGAACGGAGCCCGTGGTTCGGGTTTATATAGAAACCCAAGATCCGTTGAAAATGAAAGCACTCGAAAAAGCCGGCCGCGTGTTGATTGGCCTTTCGCCGAATTTTAAATAATATAATCCTTTGGGAGAACTCTATGGCAAAGAAAAAAATCGCCCCCGTTAAGAGAATGAAGGCCAAAGGTCTAGGGACAGGACCAAAAGGGGTCCGCGTAGCGTCGGTTCATGCTCGAGAAATTTTGGATTCCCGGGGAAACCCAACGGTCGAAGTGGATGTTTTGCTTTCCGATGGATCGTGCGGACGCGCGGCTGTCCCCTCAGGGGCATCCACGGGAGCCCATGAAGCCTTGGAGTTGAGGGATGGGGACAAGGGACGTTTCGTCGGGAAGGGGGTCCTCAAAGCGGTCGAAAATGTGAATAAGGTTTTGGCCCGGGTTCTGCGAGGCATGGACCCGGCGGATCAACAGGCTTTAGATAAAGCGCTCTTGGCCGCTGATGGAACAGAAACCAAGTCGAAATTAGGAGCCAACGCCATCCTGGGCGTATCGATGGCCGCCGCACGGGCTTCCTCCGTTTCGAAGAAAATTCCTCTCCACGTGCACCTTCGGGAAACATTCAATATCAAGAGCAAACAATTTGTGTTGCCTGTTCCCCTGATGAATATCTTGAACGGAGGGGCACACGCGGACAACAACATTGATATGCAGGAGTTCATGATTGTTCCCGTGGTGGGAGGGACGTTCCGCGAATCGCTGCGGGCGGGGGCGGAAGTGTTTCACGCTTTAAAAAAAGTTTTGAAAGAAGGAAAACACAACACCAGCGTTGGTGACGAAGGCGGGTTTGCTCCCAACTTAAAATCCAATGAAGAAGCTGTGCAAGTGATTTTAACGGCCATTAAAAACGCCGGATACAAAGCGGGAAAGGACATCTTTTTGGCTTTGGATTGCGCGGCCAACGAATTCCATTCCAACGGACGCTATCGGTTGGAGGGCGAAATTGCGATTCGAGATCGATCGGCAGATGAGATGATCGATGTCTACTCCAAGTGGGTCAGCCAGTATCCCATCGTCTCAATTGAAGATGGGTTGGCCGAGGACGATTGGTCCGGCTGGAAGAGAATGACCGATAAAATGGGTCATAAGATTCAGATCGTTGGGGATGACCTCTTTGTGACCAATCCCACCCGTCTGGCCGAAGGGATTCGTCGGAATGTGGGGAACGCCATCTTGGTGAAAGTGAACCAGATCGGGAGTCTTTCGGAAACAGTGGAAGCCGTTCAAATGGCTCAGAAAGCGGGTTATGGAGCCATCATTTCCCACCGTTCGGGTGAAACAGAAGACGCCTTTATCGCGGACTTGGCGGTGGCCTTGAACGCCGGCCAAATTAAAACCGGTTCTGCCTCACGATCGGAACGGATTGCCAAATACAACCAATTGCTCCGCTTGGAAGAGTCCCTGGGTAAACGGGCCTCCTTCCCTGGTGCCTCGGCTTTTCAACGGGCCTAAACGTGCTCCGTGGGATCCTGCGCCGGCGCGCGCTATGGATCTTGTTGGGTGCCATCGCTGTTTCAGCGTTAATTTCGGGGGGAGCTATTCGGCTTTATTGGTGGCGTAGCCAGGAATTGAAAGATCTGGAGCGGCGACGTGTTGATTCTCAAGTGCGGGTTCGGTCTCTGGAAGCCCGTCGCCTGCGAGCGGAACAGGACGCTGAATTTATAGAAACGGTGGCCCGACGAGAGCTGGGGCTTATAGGTAAAAACGAAATCGAGTATCGTTTCGTCTCCCCAACGTCCACAGCTGCTTCAAAAGCGGGAAAACGTTAAAGACTCCCTTGCTGGAAAGGAGAACCCCCATGTCTGAAACCCTCTGTCCGAAGTGCAACGCCAAAGGCCATGTAAAGGTGAAACAATCCCGGTCAGACAAAGGGGTTGATTTGAAATATTTCGAGTGTTCTATCTGCCGAAGTCTTTGGACCAATTCGATCGATATCCTCCCCCTTCCCGTTGAAGCGTAGTTTTCCTTCGGGGGTGGATGGAAGGGGACCCCACCTGTTGTTACGGGATCGGCGCGAGCTTGGGGCCCGGGGGGTACAGCCCTCCGAAGCGATGCGGCAGTTTCAGTTGCTTCGAAACCCACCCCCACCTCCCTTTGTAATTCGTCCTTGCACCGCGGGGGACGGAATAGAACGGCTGACCCTTTCAGATCGCCGTCGCTTGGCCCGACTCGCTGGCGACGCCCTGCGCGCGGGCCGGTTTTCTCGGTTTGTGCCAGCTTCCGGTGCGGCGACCCGGCTCTTTAGCGACCTCCTTCAGTTGGATCAAGAAAGGAAAACCTCAGGAAATAATATCCGTTCTATCCTGAAAACCAATCAAAATTCGTTTGCGCGGTCTTCTGCCCATTTTTTCGCTTCGCTTCCCCGGTTTGCTCTTTATGAACCCCTTCGGCGGTTGTTGGGTGATCAGCGCTTGAACGTGGCGCGACTTTTGGCCGCCCAAAACTATGACCCTATTTTGGATGCTTTGATTCACCGAAAAGGGATGAATGTGACACGCCGGCCCAAAGGCCTCATCCCTTTTCATTGGGTAGGCCGGAAAGTGGTCAGTGCTTTTGAAGAACATCTCCGGGAAGCTCTTCCACTGAGAGATAAAAACCGTTCGGTTCGGGTCCATTTTACGGTGGCACGGGATTTCTTATCGGAAATAAAAAAGCTTGGACAAGAGAGGATTCGGTTCATTAAAAAACATTTTGGCATCACCGTGCGTCTCACGTTTAGTCTCCAAAACTCGGAAACGGATACCCTGGCTTTGGAGAGGGGGAAAGGACTTGTTCGTGGATTGGACGGTCGACTGCTTCTTCGTCCGGGGGGACACGGGGCCCTATTGAAAAATCTGGAAAAAACCCTGGGTGACATTGTCTTCATGAAGAATATTGATAACGTTCCTGTTTCCTCATTTCAGGCGGAAGGGAACGTGTGGCGCCAGGCGTTGGCGGGCCGTTTGATCGAAGTCCAGACGAGAGGGAACGCATGGGCTCGTGTTCTCGATCGGGGAGGGGCCTCTCGTTCCGAACGGATCGAAGCGGAAGAATTCATTCAAGTGACGCTGGGTCGGGTGATTCCCCGCTCTGTCCCTTTGCCCAAAAGAATTGCTTGGATGCTCCACCTGTTAAATCGTCCCTGGCGCGTGTGTGGGATGGTGCCCAATACCGGAGAACCTGGAGGAGGGCCCTTTTGGGTTAAAAGCCCCTGGGGGGATTCCCGACAGATTTTGGAAGTGGCACAATTAGGGGTTCATCAGAAGAAACTCTTGAAAAAATCCACGCATTTTAACCCGGTCGATATGGTCGTCGGGTTACGCGATGGGGAAGGTCATCCCTATTCTCTTGATCGGTTTGCCGATCTCTCCCAAGTGATTGTTGGCCGAAAACGCTTTGAAGGGCGTGAGATTCGGACTTTAGAACATCCGGGCCTGTGGAACGGTGGGATGGCCCATTGGAACACTGTTTTTGTGGAAATCCCCGCCGACCTTTTTCATCCGGTCAAAACAATCAACGATCTCCTTCGCCCCGGCCATTGTTCACGAAAAAAAAGTATGGGCACGCGATGAAAATCGCGGTCATGATGATCCACGGGGTGGGGCGACCTGACCCGACCTTCGCGGATGGAATGATAGCCGCCTTGACGAAGAATTTTCGTAAGGCCACGGCGGGGGCGGACGAGCTGGTGATCAAACCGGCCTATTGGGCACCGGTTCTTCAAAAAGCCGAGAACGAATTGTGGCGTCGGTTGGGGGCGGGGGGGCCCATGGATTTCGTTAAACTTCGACGCTTTATGATGGATTTTGCCGGGGACGCTATCGCGTATCAGCCGGCGCCCCGTGAACGGGCCATCTATGAAGGCGTTCATCAGGTTTTGGCCAAAACACTTAAAGATTTAAGTGTTTTGGCGGGTCCCACCGCTCCGCTGGTTGTGATTGCACACAGTTTGGGAACGGTCATCGCCTCCAACTTCCTCTACGATCTTCAATCTCAGGAGAAACGCCAGATCGTGCCCAAATCCGTTTTGAGAAACTCCGGAAAGTCACCTTTGGATCGGGGGGAAACCCTTTCCCTCCTCTTTACCCTGGGAAGCCCCCTCGCTCTCTGGAGTCTTCGGTATCAGGGTTTTGGAAAACCGATTCAAGTCCCGTCTCGGCATTTAGGGAAACATCATCCTCGGATCAAAGGCGGCTGGGTCAATATTTATGATCAGGACGATGTGATCGGGTATCCCCTTCGCACCATCAATGCCGCCTATCAACGTGCGGTCAAAGAAGATCGCCCGGTAAACGTGGGTGGGCTTTTGTCCTCCTGGAACCCCACGTCGCACACGGAATATTGGACGGATCACGATGTCCTGACTCCTCTCACCGAAGAGTTCATCGCGCTCTCAAAACAGTTTCAAAGATAACCCATGGCTTTTGATCAACCCCTTTCCTATCGATCCCTTCCCCCGGCCGTAAAGGGGCTGATCACCGCAACCGTTAGCCTTTTCGTTTTGCAATGGTTCTTTTCGGTGATACAAGGGCCGAATCTGGTGAGTTATTTCGGGTTGACTCCCGGCGAAGTGACGGGACGGTTCATGATTTGGCAAACGGTGACCTACATGTTTTTCCATGGGGGAGCCTTTCACCTTCTCTTCAACTGTTACATGTTGTGGGCGCTAGGGAAGGTCGTTGAGGTTCAGTGGGGAACACGGTCTTTCCTCTTTTATTATTTCCTCTGCGGCGTGGGCGCGGCGGTGGTCAATGTCTTAGTGGAACCCCATGCCATGACCCCCGTTATCGGGGCCTCTGGAGCGATTTACGGCCTTCTGGTGGCGTTTGCCATGATGTATCCCGACGCCGTGTTCCTTGTGATGTTTATCGTGCCGTTGAAAGCGAAACACGCGGTTGTTTTCTTCGCTCTCTTGGAATTGATGTTCAGCATGAACGCTAACGCCTCGAACATCGCGAACATTGCCCATTTGGGCGGAATGGCTACCGGGTTTATCTATCTAAAAAGCCGTGTTTGGCGGCTCGATTTTCGGTTTTGGAAAGGACGTTTCGGGGACTGGTCTCGACAACGAAAGACGTCCAAACCCAAGATCGAATTCCATGAGCTGGGCCAAGAAGTCGATCGTATTTTAGAGAAGATTTCTCTTAAAGGACGTTCCAGCCTTACCCGGGAGGAGCGAGAATTGTTGGAACGCTACTCGCGAATGAAGCGGTAGAGGATTTACAAAAGTGGGGAGAGGGCCCGACAAAATCCCTCTGTGAATTGGCGGGTGAACGATAGGTCGGAAAGTTCGTCGTGTTTTACGACCGTGGCGTGGTCGGTCATGCGGTCGAACACGTGAAGGAGATGTCCGGCGACTTCCCGATCATAGAGCAAGAGACTCAGTTCAAAGTTAATTAAAAAACTTCTTGTGTCCATGTTGGCTGATCCCACCAGGGCCAATTGTCCATCCACCGTTACCACTTTGGAATGCAAGAAACCTTCCCGAAGTTGATAAAGGTGAACCCCGCTTTGGAGAAACTCTTTAAACCAGCTTCGGCTGGCCAAATCCACGACGGGGTGGTCCGTTTTCTTCGGGAGAAGCAACTCCACCCGAACCCCTTTGCGCGCAGCGATTTTTAGCGCCAGGGCGACCGGAGGCGTCGGAATAAAGTAAGGGGTGGTGATGGTCACCCGTTCGCGGGCGGCGTGAATGGCTTCCAGAAAGATCATGCCCAGGGCGTTTTCCTGGCGGTCAGGCCCGGTGGGAAGAACTTGGACCAGGGTTGACCCTTTTTGGCTCGGAAGGGGAAAATAGTTTTCTCCGGACAGATGTTCACCGGTAACAAAATTCCAATCCTCCACAAAAACAGCTTGGAGTCCTTCCGCGGCGGGGCCCTCCAGACGAACGTCCGTTTCACGCCAATGCAAGCGCCGGGAACCCACTCGCCAGAAATGATGTCCAATGTTTTGGCTGCCCATAAACCCTGAACTTCCATCGATGACGGTGAGCTTCCGGTGGTTCCTGAAATTAAAGGACCAGGGGCGACGAAAGGTTCGGAACGGGGAAAAGACGGCGGTGTGAACTCCGGCTTCTTGAAGAGGTTTCAGGAAAGACCGTCCGATGCGAAAGGATCCTACCGCATCGATCAGCAGGCGGCATACTATTCCTCGTCGGGCCTGTTCGATCAAAAGGTCCCGGAAAAAGAGTCCGGTTTGGTCGGGTTCCACATTGTAATAACACATGTGAACGTGATGTTTGGCCTGCCGAATCGATTGGGCGAGGGCTGTATCGGTTTCGGTGGCGCGATCAAAGAGCGTCACCCGGTTGCCTCCGACGACAGGGTATTCCGTGAGTTTGGAGGCCAGGAGCGCCACGTTTTGAAGGGCGTGGGGAAGACTTTCCTTTAGATGGGAGGGGTCCTCCCGTTGAAAAAGGCGGTGGGAGGGCTTGGGCACGCGTCGCCGTCGAAGGCGGAAGCGTTGAAAACCAAAAAACGAGTAGAGAGTGACCCCGAGGAAGGGAATCAGGAAGAAGCCCAGAACCCAGGCGAGGGTAACGGCGGCATCGCGTTTTCTTGAAATAACGAAGAAAGAAAAAAGGAGCGCAAGGGTCATGTCCAGGAGCGTGAGGAGACCCCAACCGGAGAGGACAAAGTCGATCATAGGCAAGGCAAGGGATGAGTCCAAGAGTGGTTCAGGGGGGGCTGGCGCACGGGCGGCATATGAGAAATGATTCTATCAAAACAACGGGTGTGCTTCCGGATTTCAACGTTCTTTGCTAATGTAAATCTGTCCTCTGGGATGGATTCGGGCTCGAAGATTAGGAAGCGAGCTTGTTCAGCGTGGATTTAATTTAGACCTGTTTGATTGGGAGCGGTAATCAGGCAGGACATCGTTTTCGTGAAGGGAGATCCCTATGTCTCAAATGAAATTTCCGTATAAAACGCCTTTTGGAGAATTCGCGGAAGATGGCGCCAGTTACCTGATCCGCCGGCCCGACACCCCTCGGCCCTGGATCAATGTGATGTCCTCCGGGACTTACGGGGTGGCGATGAGTCAAGCTGGGTCGGGATACAGTTGGCTTCATCACGCTTCTTTAAATCGTATTACCCGATGGAATCAAGACTTGATCCAGGACAACGGCGGCCGTTTTTTATACATGAGAGACGAAGAAACCGGAAAGTTTTGGTCCGTGGCCTGGCAACCGGTGCGCGCGAAACCGGAATCCTATGAGGTGATTCATGGGGTGGGGTTCACCATCATCAACTCACGCAACGAGGGAATTCAGGCCCAGTGGCTGGTGTTTGTTCCCCATGACGAGCCCCTGGAGGTCTGGCGGCTTCGCATTAAAAACACCACAAAGCGACCTCGGAAATTAACGCTTTGGAGTTATTTGGAATGGAATTTGGGCGAGTCCCCGGACAGTCATCGGGAGTTCCACAAAACGTTCATTGAAACGTCGGCTCACGAGGGGAACACGATTTTGTTAGCGAAGAAACGGCTTTCGCCACTCCGGAATTCTAAAGGACAATTGTGGAACCGGAATTGGGATCACGTGGCCTGGCACGCGATCAGTTTACCGACGAAAAGTTTTTCGTGTGACAAACAGGCGTTCCTGGGGAATTATGGTTCAACGGATAATCCGGCGGCATTGAAAGCGGGGAAATATGTGGGGCCAACCACGCACAAATGGGACGATAGCATTGCCAGCTTCTGCGTTGAACTCCCTCTGAAAGCCGGGGAAGAGAAAAGTATTCTTTCAACGATTGGAGGCGCCGATTCCCAGAGTCAGGCTTTGGTCAAGGCGAAACGGTTTATGGACTTTTCCCAGGTGGACAGTGGGTGGGGTCGTACGGAATCTTTTTGGGACAGGTATTTGGCGGCTTTTCCCATAAAAACACCCGACCGTTCTTTCGATTTACTCACCAATACTTGGCTGAAATATCAAGCTCTGTCCTGTCGCCTTTGGGGCCGCACCGCTTATTATCAAACGGGCGGCGCCTATGGGTTCCGTGATCAACTCCAAGACAGCCAGGTTTTTCTTCCTTTGGATGCGGAAGGGACACGAAAACAGATCCATTTGCACGCGGCCCACCAGTTCACGGATGGCACCGTTTATCATTGGTGGCATCCGCTCTCTGAGGAAGGGCACCCTTCCGGTTATTCGGACGATCTCTTGTGGCTTCCGTTTGTCATGATGAATTATTTAAAAGAGACGGGTTACTGGGCGCTTCTTGCGGAAATGGCTCCTTTTGCGGCGCGTCCAGGCAGTAAGGCTCAAGAGACAGGAACCCTTCACGATCACGCGGTTCGTGCCATTGAAAAGTCGTTAACACGCCTTTCGTCTCGAGGACTTCCTCTGCTTGGGGAGGCCGATTGGAACGACGGACTCTCCGCCGCGGGGAGGGGCGGGAAAGGGGAAAGCGTGTGGATGGCCCATTTCCTCATTGGATTATTGCGGGACTGGGCAGATATGACGGAGCGGGCCGTGGCGGCCAGAGGACTCCCCTCGCGTGAGAAGGGAAGGGCGGTTCGTTACCGAAAGGCAGCCGACCGGTTGAAAATTGCCGTAAACCGTTTCGGTTGGGACGGGGAATGGTATTGGCGCGCGACAACGGATGATGGCACTGTTTTAGGGTCAAAGAAATCAAAGGAAGGAAAGATTTTTTTGAACGCCCAAACCTGGGCTGTGTTGAACGACGTGGTTCCCGCGGGTCCCCGGCGGAAAGTGTTATTGAAATCGATTGAGAAGAATCTTTATGGGCCCCATGGGCCGTTGTTGCTCACCCCTCCCTACACCACGCCGGACGAACGAGTGGGGTATCTCACGCGGTACTCCCCCACCACACGTGAGAACGGTGGGATTTACACCCACGCCGCTGTCTGGGCGCTCCAGATGGAATGTTCCCTCGGCCGGGCGAAAAAGGCCTGGGAACTCTATGAAAAACTTTCCCCGGTTTTGCGGAACGCGAAAGATCCTGAATTGTATCGCGCCGAGCCTTACGTGACCCCCGGAAATGTGGATGGCCCCGGCTCGCCCACTCCGGGGCGGGCGGGATGGACTTGGTATACGGGGTCCGCCGCTTGGCTCTACCGAATTTCAACAGAGTGGATTTTGGGTATCCGCCCCACCTGGGATGGTCTGATCATTCGGCCGTGTTTACCACCCCATTGGAAAGTTGCGGAAGCCACACGCCAATTCCGAGGTGGGGTTTACCAGATTAAATTTCAACGAGACCCGAAACTTCCTGCCGGTACCCACCGGGTCACGTTTAATAACCGGGATCTTTCGGGTGACCTGGTTCCCCCATCGCCCGGGATGCAAAACGAGGTGAACGTGCGCGTGGGGCCCGCGGGGAAGGAATGAGTTCACCCGAACTCATCATTCCGGACGCTCCTTCCGCTCGACAGCGGGCCTGGACCGTTTACGGAGAGGCCGTTCACGCGGCTCGGGAGATTTATCGCGTGTTGGAGCCAGAACAGAAACAAACCGCGGCCCTTTTCTGGCCGGAAAACATTGTTCGGAAGATGTTGTTGCATCTGCGTAACGACAATTCTGAATTGCTCGCCCTTACTCTTCGGTCCGTTCCGGATCATTTCTTGTTCGGTCATGTTCCCAATATCACCCTCCTTTCCCTTCGACTGGGTTTGGAGGTTGGGCTTGAAGAGGAGGACTCTGTGACGTTGGGGTTGGCGGCTTTTTTAAGTGAATTGGGTTTGGCTCCACTCCTTGAATTGGCGGCGAAACCGACTAAATTAACAGATGAAGAATTTCGTCTTTTACGCGGCCATGTGGAGGAGGGGAAAAAATTGCTGGACATGTTCCCACTTCCCGAGAGTGCCATGAAGGCCACGATCCGCGAGGTGATAGGCCAATGCCATGAACGTAGTGGTGGTAAGGGGTATCCGGGGGGGCTCAAAAAGGACGCTATTCACCTTTTCGCCCGAATTGTTGGACTCGCTGACACGTACGAAGCTATGACGCATCCCCGGCCTTGGCGTTCACCAACGTTGCCCCATGATGTGTTGCGCCAAATGATTGAGGAGAACAGGGACGAATTCGATTCGATGTTGGTTCGGTCCTTGGTGGAATGTTTAGGTTTTTACCCTCCCGGAAGTTTTGTTCGCCTTAATTCCGGTGAAATTGGGCGCGTCACCCGTCCTGAACCGGGATTGCCGTTGCGCCCCCAGGTTTGGATTTTTATGGACACGATGGGTCATCGGTTGGAACGCCCGCTGGCTTATTCTCTTGTCACGAGACCCACCCTTTTCGTTCAAGAGGCTGTGAACGAAACCACGATAAAAACCACCGACCCCCGCTTAGCCTTAGAACTTCGCGCGCAACGTTGGTGGCTCAAAGACGACTAAGCTTTGGTCGAAGTGTCTTCTCTCCTCATCTCCCACGTTTCTAAATCGTTTCCATCGGCCGGAGGGTCACGTCCTGTTCTGTGTGATGTTTCTTTTTCTGTTCCCGAAGGGGGGCTCACATGTCTTTTGGGCCCGAACGGGTCGGGGAAAACCACCCTATTGAAAACGATCGTGACCTTATTAATCCCGGAGACCGGTGTCGTCCGGGTGGGGGACATCGACGTTCATAAAAATACCGGAAAAGCGAAGCGGTTAATTGGGTTTGCCTCCACCGAAGATCAATCTTTTTATGGCCGCCTGTCGGCACGGATGAATCTTTGGTTTTATGGACAGATGTATGGTCTTTCCGAGCGTCTTTTTGCACAGCGATTAGACTATTTGGTGGATTTACTGGATCTGTCGGGTGGGTTGGAACAACCCTTTCGCGAGTTATCCAGTGGACAAAAACAACGGTTCCTCTTGGCTCGGGCGGACCTTCACGACCCTTCTGTGTTGATTTTGGATGAACCACACCAGAATCTGGATCCGCGATTTTCTACCCGATTGAGAAAGGTGATTCAGGAGGAATGGGTGCATCGGAAAAAGAAAACGGTTTTGGTCTCCACCCATCATTTGGAGGACGCCCAAAAGATTTCTGACCATTGGGTTGTTTTGGGGGATGGAAAAGTTCGGTTTTCGGGATCTCTGGCGGAAGCACGCTCCAATGCGTCCCATTTGGATTTGGAAAAATTCTTCAACTCTTTAACGGAAACCAGCCTTGCCCGCTAGGACTCTTTGGGCCTTTTTTCGGCGAGACGCCCTGATACACACGTCGTATAAAGTGGGTTTTTTTGTGGACTTGGGAGGAGTCTTTTTTACGGCGGCCACCTATTATTTCGTCTCGCGGGTGTTTGGTTCCGCGGCGTCACCGTTTCTGGAAAAATACGGGGGGGATTATTTTGCTTTTGTCTTAATTGGTGTGGCGTTTGCGGCTTATCAAAACGTGGGGTTGAACTCCTTTTCCCAGTCCCTCCGCCAAGAGCAGTTTCTGAACACGTTGG is a window encoding:
- a CDS encoding DUF4301 family protein, which encodes MLRDRRELGARGVQPSEAMRQFQLLRNPPPPPFVIRPCTAGDGIERLTLSDRRRLARLAGDALRAGRFSRFVPASGAATRLFSDLLQLDQERKTSGNNIRSILKTNQNSFARSSAHFFASLPRFALYEPLRRLLGDQRLNVARLLAAQNYDPILDALIHRKGMNVTRRPKGLIPFHWVGRKVVSAFEEHLREALPLRDKNRSVRVHFTVARDFLSEIKKLGQERIRFIKKHFGITVRLTFSLQNSETDTLALERGKGLVRGLDGRLLLRPGGHGALLKNLEKTLGDIVFMKNIDNVPVSSFQAEGNVWRQALAGRLIEVQTRGNAWARVLDRGGASRSERIEAEEFIQVTLGRVIPRSVPLPKRIAWMLHLLNRPWRVCGMVPNTGEPGGGPFWVKSPWGDSRQILEVAQLGVHQKKLLKKSTHFNPVDMVVGLRDGEGHPYSLDRFADLSQVIVGRKRFEGREIRTLEHPGLWNGGMAHWNTVFVEIPADLFHPVKTINDLLRPGHCSRKKSMGTR
- a CDS encoding septum formation initiator family protein; this encodes MLRGILRRRALWILLGAIAVSALISGGAIRLYWWRSQELKDLERRRVDSQVRVRSLEARRLRAEQDAEFIETVARRELGLIGKNEIEYRFVSPTSTAASKAGKR
- a CDS encoding chemotaxis protein, which gives rise to MMIHGVGRPDPTFADGMIAALTKNFRKATAGADELVIKPAYWAPVLQKAENELWRRLGAGGPMDFVKLRRFMMDFAGDAIAYQPAPRERAIYEGVHQVLAKTLKDLSVLAGPTAPLVVIAHSLGTVIASNFLYDLQSQEKRQIVPKSVLRNSGKSPLDRGETLSLLFTLGSPLALWSLRYQGFGKPIQVPSRHLGKHHPRIKGGWVNIYDQDDVIGYPLRTINAAYQRAVKEDRPVNVGGLLSSWNPTSHTEYWTDHDVLTPLTEEFIALSKQFQR
- the eno gene encoding phosphopyruvate hydratase; translated protein: MKAKGLGTGPKGVRVASVHAREILDSRGNPTVEVDVLLSDGSCGRAAVPSGASTGAHEALELRDGDKGRFVGKGVLKAVENVNKVLARVLRGMDPADQQALDKALLAADGTETKSKLGANAILGVSMAAARASSVSKKIPLHVHLRETFNIKSKQFVLPVPLMNILNGGAHADNNIDMQEFMIVPVVGGTFRESLRAGAEVFHALKKVLKEGKHNTSVGDEGGFAPNLKSNEEAVQVILTAIKNAGYKAGKDIFLALDCAANEFHSNGRYRLEGEIAIRDRSADEMIDVYSKWVSQYPIVSIEDGLAEDDWSGWKRMTDKMGHKIQIVGDDLFVTNPTRLAEGIRRNVGNAILVKVNQIGSLSETVEAVQMAQKAGYGAIISHRSGETEDAFIADLAVALNAGQIKTGSASRSERIAKYNQLLRLEESLGKRASFPGASAFQRA
- a CDS encoding phosphoglucomutase/phosphomannomutase family protein: MSIKFGTSGWRGILADEVTFPRLRVLVQAIADYLREEKLHNRRVVIGYDTRFLSEDLARTAASVLAANGMESLLCVRDTPTPVVAFEVLHQKAAGGVTITASHNPPTYSGLKFNSTWGGPALPETTHRIEVACDPYLAGEAQPKTGREAVGLKKRLIVPHDPMPGYLKQLESLVDRNLLKKGKIRVVVDSLWGTGRGYLDEFLSRSGVHVTSIHNHRDVLFGGHSPSPDLENLKELSATLTQQKAHLGLATDGDADRFGIMDVDGSLLSPNEFLPLLLDHLIKTRKWKGVVARSVMTSHFLDAVAKKYGLTVQETAVGFKYIGDVMVHENSVYPSRGGNFVLGGEESGGLTIRGHVPEKDGILACLLAAEIVAATKRPLRKSIEMLQKEVGTFHTLRLNFHLPIEKMNELRDKLNHKPPTRLNEFPVRRIVETDGHKFILTDGSWIGVRLSGTEPVVRVYIETQDPLKMKALEKAGRVLIGLSPNFK
- the cls gene encoding cardiolipin synthase, whose translation is MIDFVLSGWGLLTLLDMTLALLFSFFVISRKRDAAVTLAWVLGFFLIPFLGVTLYSFFGFQRFRLRRRRVPKPSHRLFQREDPSHLKESLPHALQNVALLASKLTEYPVVGGNRVTLFDRATETDTALAQSIRQAKHHVHMCYYNVEPDQTGLFFRDLLIEQARRGIVCRLLIDAVGSFRIGRSFLKPLQEAGVHTAVFSPFRTFRRPWSFNFRNHRKLTVIDGSSGFMGSQNIGHHFWRVGSRRLHWRETDVRLEGPAAEGLQAVFVEDWNFVTGEHLSGENYFPLPSQKGSTLVQVLPTGPDRQENALGMIFLEAIHAARERVTITTPYFIPTPPVALALKIAARKGVRVELLLPKKTDHPVVDLASRSWFKEFLQSGVHLYQLREGFLHSKVVTVDGQLALVGSANMDTRSFLINFELSLLLYDREVAGHLLHVFDRMTDHATVVKHDELSDLSFTRQFTEGFCRALSPLL
- a CDS encoding rhomboid family intramembrane serine protease translates to MAFDQPLSYRSLPPAVKGLITATVSLFVLQWFFSVIQGPNLVSYFGLTPGEVTGRFMIWQTVTYMFFHGGAFHLLFNCYMLWALGKVVEVQWGTRSFLFYYFLCGVGAAVVNVLVEPHAMTPVIGASGAIYGLLVAFAMMYPDAVFLVMFIVPLKAKHAVVFFALLELMFSMNANASNIANIAHLGGMATGFIYLKSRVWRLDFRFWKGRFGDWSRQRKTSKPKIEFHELGQEVDRILEKISLKGRSSLTREERELLERYSRMKR